Below is a genomic region from Fischerella sp. PCC 9605.
TTTGCTTCGCTCAAGTTTGCTGCAATTAAATTTGCCCAATTGAGATCTGCACCTGTTAAGTCAGCTTGATTAAAATTGGCTTCTAGTAAAATTGCTCCACATAGTTTTGCTTCTTCAAGATTTGCTCTTACTAACTGAGCTTGAATGAGCGATGCTTCAGTTAATTGTGCACTGCTCAAGTCAGCTTCTCTTAAATCAGCATTACATAGAGAAGCACCCCACAGTTTACTTCCACTTAATTTTGCCCGCCATAAACGAGCTCCACACAAATTCGCTTGCGTTAAATCAGCTTGATTTAAATTAGCTTCACATAAATTTACGTCCTGTAAATTGGCTTCCCGCAGATTTGCTTGCATTAAATTAGCTTCACTTAGGTTAGCACCACTGAGAATAGCACCACTCAAATTTGCACTACGCAAATCTGCTCCTCTAAAATTAACTCCACTTAGATCAATTGCTCTGAGATCGATTCCACTCAAGTCACAGCCACTGAAATCTCTACCCTCAAAATTTTGATCTGTGATCTGACTTAGGACTCTTTCTTGTTTGTCAGCATGATTTTTCATGATCTTCGCCTCTGAATGAGTTTGTAATTTTTCTTAACTTTCACCCCGATGATCTATTTAGTATTTTGATAATCTCTGTATCTTGAGAGTACACCCCAAAAGTTAAGAACCTAGGGAGCCGATCAATAAAAATTAGAGAAAAATCTATAACGAATCGTGAGAACCTTAAAAATACGTTATTAATGTATTTTTTTTGTCAAAATATTCTGATAAACATCAAGAAAGCTTCATAACAAAGATTCATTTTACTTCCTCGATAACTGTCTTTACTTATGGCGATCGCATTGGCAATGGTTTCCAATCAGAATAGTCGGCAAGATGACCCCAGTATGCAAGATAGCCAGTAAAAGCGAAAATCAAAGCAGCAACTATCAGCACGATCGCACCAATTAACCGCCACGAGCGATTGGCTTTAAAATACAATGTTGGTGCAGCTAAAACTCCACTCAATCCAGTTAAGATAAACCCAATTCCTGTGAGTAGTGGATTCCGTGTCAACCCGAGGTTAATAATGCGCGCGCCAACAACAATGGTAGCAATTCCTGCAAAAAAGCCATAAATTGCTATTGTTAGCAAATCCCAACCAAGGGCTAAAGCTAAGGAAGTAGCCAGGAAAAGAATGCCAAACAAAACTGTCATTTCACCATAGGCGATATTGAAAATACTTCGCACAGGCCAGGTAAAAGTCATGTGTAAACCAGTAACAAGTGCGATCGCCCCTGTCATCCCA
It encodes:
- a CDS encoding DUF981 family protein, whose translation is MFINYITLMLVNLVAGLFLLAGYLYFGLDRVNQKRWIPGFGMTGAIALVTGLHMTFTWPVRSIFNIAYGEMTVLFGILFLATSLALALGWDLLTIAIYGFFAGIATIVVGARIINLGLTRNPLLTGIGFILTGLSGVLAAPTLYFKANRSWRLIGAIVLIVAALIFAFTGYLAYWGHLADYSDWKPLPMRSP
- a CDS encoding pentapeptide repeat-containing protein, which translates into the protein MKNHADKQERVLSQITDQNFEGRDFSGCDLSGIDLRAIDLSGVNFRGADLRSANLSGAILSGANLSEANLMQANLREANLQDVNLCEANLNQADLTQANLCGARLWRAKLSGSKLWGASLCNADLREADLSSAQLTEASLIQAQLVRANLEEAKLCGAILLEANFNQADLTGADLNWANLIAANLSEANLRNANLKNAKLYDAIMPDGTIQPNQIFIIQ